The Carnobacterium sp. 17-4 genome has a window encoding:
- a CDS encoding DNA-directed RNA polymerase subunit alpha codes for MIEIEKPRIETIEISDDAKFGKFVVEPLERGYGTTLGNSLRRILLSSLPGAAVTTIQIDGVLHEFSTVDGVVEDVTSIILNIKKLALKLYSGEDKTIEIDVKGPAVVTAADIIYDSDVEILNPDLYICTVAEGARFHVRMTAKSGRGYVRAEHNKQDDMPIGVLPIDSIYTPVSRVNYQVENTRVGQKNISDKLTLDVWADGSISPEEAVSLAAKILTEHLNVFVNLTDEARKAEIMVEKEETHKEKMLEMTIEELDLSVRSYNCLKRAGINSVQELTDKTEAEMIKVRNLGRKSLEEVKFKLAELDLNLRQDD; via the coding sequence ATGATCGAAATTGAGAAACCAAGAATTGAAACGATTGAGATCAGCGATGATGCCAAGTTTGGTAAATTCGTTGTAGAACCACTTGAACGCGGTTATGGTACAACGCTAGGAAATTCTCTACGTCGTATTTTGTTGTCTTCTCTTCCAGGAGCAGCAGTAACTACTATTCAAATTGATGGTGTATTACATGAATTTTCAACTGTCGATGGTGTTGTTGAAGATGTAACATCAATCATTTTAAATATTAAAAAACTTGCTCTCAAGTTATATTCTGGTGAAGACAAAACGATTGAAATTGATGTGAAGGGTCCAGCAGTAGTAACAGCAGCTGATATCATTTATGATAGCGATGTTGAAATTCTAAATCCTGACTTGTACATTTGTACAGTTGCTGAAGGCGCACGTTTCCACGTACGCATGACAGCAAAATCAGGCCGAGGGTATGTACGCGCTGAACACAACAAACAAGATGATATGCCAATTGGCGTATTACCAATCGATTCAATTTACACCCCGGTTAGTCGTGTGAATTATCAAGTCGAAAACACTCGAGTGGGTCAGAAAAATATTTCTGACAAGTTAACACTTGATGTTTGGGCAGATGGTTCAATTAGTCCAGAAGAGGCTGTTAGTTTAGCAGCTAAAATTCTTACAGAACATTTGAATGTCTTTGTAAATCTAACTGATGAAGCTCGTAAAGCTGAAATCATGGTAGAAAAAGAAGAAACTCATAAAGAAAAAATGCTTGAAATGACGATTGAAGAACTTGATTTATCTGTCCGTTCATACAACTGTTTGAAACGCGCTGGAATCAATTCTGTTCAAGAGTTAACTGATAAAACTGAAGCTGAAATGATTAAAGTACGTAATCTAGGACGTAAATCACTTGAAGAAGTGAAATTTAAGTTAGCTGAATTAGACTTAAACTTACGCCAAGACGACTAG
- the rpsK gene encoding 30S ribosomal protein S11 produces MAKKVTRKRRVKKNVESGVAHIRSTFNNTIVMITDVHGNAISWSSAGALGFRGSKKSTPFAAQMAAEAAAKVSMENGMKTVEVAVKGPGSGREAAIRSLQATGLEVTAIRDVTPIPHNGCRPPKRRRV; encoded by the coding sequence ATGGCAAAAAAAGTTACACGTAAACGTCGTGTTAAAAAGAATGTAGAAAGCGGAGTTGCACATATTCGTTCTACTTTTAACAATACAATCGTAATGATTACAGATGTACATGGAAATGCGATTTCATGGTCTTCAGCAGGAGCTCTAGGATTCCGCGGATCAAAAAAATCTACTCCATTTGCAGCACAAATGGCAGCAGAAGCAGCTGCTAAAGTAAGTATGGAAAACGGAATGAAAACTGTAGAAGTTGCAGTTAAAGGACCAGGTTCTGGTCGTGAAGCAGCAATCCGATCTTTACAAGCTACAGGATTAGAAGTTACAGCTATTCGTGACGTAACTCCAATTCCACATAATGGATGCCGCCCTCCAAAACGCCGTCGTGTTTAA